The Methylobacterium durans nucleotide sequence CACGGCCTATGCCGGCAGCCTGCCCGATTTCGAAGAGCCCATCCGCACCGCCGCCGGCATCGGCCTGCGCTACTACACGGGCATCGGCCCGATCCGCGTCGACCTCGCCTTCCCTCTCGACCGCATCAGGGGCGACCGCAACCCGCCCGCCGCCCTCTACATCAGCCTGGGGCAGGCGTTCTGATGCGGGGGGGCTTCACCGCATGAGAGCCGCGACCGGCCGCCTCTCCCGAAGGGGAGCGGCGATCCGCGTTCTGGCCCTCTCCCTCCTCGTCCTCGCCGCGGCCGGGCTCGGGCGGGCGGCCGAGGAGGGAGAGAAGACGGTGCTCGGCGGGCTGCTGTCGCGGGCGCTCTCGACGCCGTCCTCCCGCGTCGCCATCGGCGGCGTCGACGGGGCGCTCTCCGCCGACGCCGTCATCCGCGACGTGGCGATCAGCGACCGCGACGGGGTCTGGCTCCGGCTCGACCGGGCCCGCATCGTCTGGCGGCGCATCGCCCTCCTGTCGGGGCGGCTCGAGGTCGACAGCCTGGAGGTCGGGCGCCTGGAGGTGCTGCGCCGGCCACTCCCCGCCCCCGCCTCGGCGACGCCCGAGCCGGACGGCTCGCTGCTGCCGGACCTGCCCGTCAAGGTCGAGATCAAGGGCTTCAAGCTCGCCGAGCTCGTCCTCGGCGAGGCGATCGCCGGCCAGGCCGCCCGGCTGTCGGCCGCCGGCAAGGCGAAGCTCGGCGACCCGGCGGAGGGGCTCGACCTCGATCTCGCCATCCGCCGCCTCGACGCGCCGGGCGCCTTCGCCGCCCGGCTCCTGTTCGTGCCCAAGGGCGAGCGGCTCGACGTCACGGCCTCGCTCACGGAAGCCGCCGGCGGCCTGCTCTCGAAGGGGCTCGGCGTGCCGGGCGAGGCGCCGATCCGGCTCGACCTCGACGGGCGCGGCAGCCTCGACGCCTGGAACGCCCGGCTCGACCTCGACGCGGGCGAGAGCGTCGGCGCGAAGGGCACGGCCCGCATCGCCCGCACCGGCGCCGAGCGCCGCCTCAGCCTCGACCTCGCCTCCCGCATCGAGGGGCTGCTGCCCGGCCCCGCCGCCGCGGTGTTCGCGGGCACGACGAAGCTCGAAGGCGGGATGCGGCTCGCCGACAGCGGTGCGCTGAGCCTCGACCGGCTGGAGCTGACCTCCCGCACTGCCCGCCTCGACGCCCGGGGCACCCTGAGCGCGGCCCGCGAGGCCGACCTCACCCTCTCCGCCCGCGCGGTGCCGAACGAAGGCGGCCTCACCCGGGCGGGCGCGGCGGAACTCGAATCCCTTACCTTCGACGCGAGCCTGAAGGGGCCCCTCGCCCGCCCCCGCATCGAGGGATCGCTGAAGGCCGCCGGCCTGCGCAGCCGGGACAGCGCGCTGGCCCGGATCGAGGCGAGCCTGCGCGCGGCCCCCGAGGGCGCCGACCTCAGGAATGCCCGCTTCGCGCTCGCGGCCGATGCCCGGATCGAGGGGTTGGAGCCCGCCGATCCGGCCCTGCGCCGGGCGATCGGAGGCGCGGCCTCCCTGAGCTTGCGCGGTCATCTCGAACCCGATGCCACGGTGAGCGTCGAGACCCTGCGCCTCGACGGGCCGGCCCTGCAGGCGAGCTACGCGGGCCGGATCGGCCAGAACATTCTCACCGGGCGGGCCGCGGCGCGGTTCCCCGACCTCTCGGCCTTCGCCGGGCTCGCGGGCCGGTCCCTCACGGGAAGCCTCGCGGCCGATGCCACCCTGAGCGGCGACCCGGCCCGGCGCCGGCTCGGCGCCGATCTGGCGCTCGCCGCCGAGAACCTGATCCTCGGCGAGCCCATCCTCGACCGGCTGCTCGGGCCCCACCCCCGCCTCGCGGGCCGGGTCGATCAGGTCTACGACGGCTACGCCTTCGAGCGGCTGCGCCTCGACGGGGCCGCCCTCGCCGCCCGGCTCGACGGGCGCGCCACGGCGCGCGTCGCCGATGCCCGCCTCGGGCTCGACCTCCCCGACCTCGCGGCCCTCGACCCGAAGCTCGCGGGCGCCGCCCGGCTCGACGGGCATCTCACCGGCAGCCTGGAGACACCGAACCTCGCGGCCACCGTCACGGCGCTCGAGGCCACGGCGCAGGGGCGCCCGCTGCGCAACCTCCGCGCCGAGGCCGTGCTGGCCGACGTGACGGGCGCGCTCGACGGCACGGTCCGCCTCTCCGGCGAGGTCGCCGGCAAGGCGCTCTCCGGCGAGGCCCGGCTCGGCCGGCCCTCGCCGCAGGAATGGGCGCTTCCCCATCTCGCCTTCCGCCTCGGCTCGGTCGCGATCGAGGGCCGGGCCGCCCTCGACGTCGCGACCTGGCTCGCTGAGGGCGCGCTCAGCGCGCGAGCCGGCAATCTCGACGATCTCTCCGCCCTCGCCCTCACGCCGCTCGCCGGCAGCCTCGACGCGAGCCTGACGCTCGCCCGGGAGGGCGGGCGCCAGGACGCGGCGCTGCGCGCCACCGCCGCCTCGCTGCGGGCCGGCAGCCTCGGCCTCGCCCGCCTCGACGCGGACCTGACGGGGCGCGACCTTAACGGCCGCCCCGTCCTCGACGGCCGCCTCGAGGCGGACCGCCTCGTGGCCGGCGCGGAGAGCCTCGACACCCTGCGCCTCGCCGCGACCGGCGGGCCCGCCGCCAGCGACCTGACGCTGAGGGCCAAGGCCCGCGGCTTCGACCTCGACGGGGCCGCCCGCCTCGTCGCCGCCGAGCATCCGCGCCTCGAACTCGCCCGCCTCGCGGCCGCGCGCGGTCCCGACCGGCTGGCCCTGGCGGGCCCCGCTTCCCTCACTTTCGAGCCGGATGGAATCCGCATCGAGAATCTCGCGGTCGCGGCGGGCAGCGGGCGCCTCGACCTCTCGGGCCGGGTCGGCCGGGACCTCGACCTGCGGCTGGTTCTGCGCGCCCTGCCCCTCTCGCTTGCCCGCATCGCGAGCCCGAGCCTCGCGCTCGCCGGCACTCTCGACGGCGAGGCGGAGCTGCATGGGCCCGCCGCCCGTCCGCAGGGGCGCTACAGCCTCAGCCTCGCCCGCCTCGTCACGCCGGAGACCCGCAAGGCCGGCCTGCCGCCGGTCGAGGCGCGGGCGAGCGGCACCCTCGGCGAGGGCCGCGCCAGCCTCGACGCCAGTGTCTCGGCCGGCCGCGGCGTCGAGGCCACGGTCACCGGCTCCCTGCCGACCGAGCCGGACGGCGCCCTCGACCTGTCCCTGCGCGGCACCCTGGAGGCGGCGCTCGCCAACACGCTCCTCAGCGCGGGCGGCCAGCGGGTCGGGGGCCGCGTCGCCCTCGACGCCCGCGTCGGCGGCACTCTCGCCGGCCCACGGGTCGAGGGTTCGGCGACGCTCTCGGGGGCAGCTTCACCGATCCCCTTCAGGGCATCCGCCTCACCGACGTCGAGGGCCGCGCCATGGGCCGCGGCGACACGATCGTGCTGGAGCGCCTCACCGCCGCCACCCGCAACGGCGGCACGCTCCGGGGCGAGGGCCGCGTCTCGGTGGCGCCCGAGGCGGGCTTCCCCGGCACGCTGCGCCTTTCCGCCACCCGCGCGGAACTGGTGTCGAGCCCCCTGATGCAGGCGGTGGCGAGCCTCGACCTCGCGGTCTCCGGGCCGCTCGCCCGCACCCCGCGGATCTCGGGCCGGGTCGACGTGGTCTCGATCGACGTGGCGGTGCCCGACCGCCTGCCCGCCACCGTGCAGCCGCTCCCCGGCATCCGCCGGGTCAATACCCCGCCCGAGATGCGGGCGCGGCTCGGGGCCAAAGCGGAAGCGGGCAAGGCGGCCTCCCGGCGCAAGGGGCGCCCGGCCGCGCCCTTCGACGCCACCCTCGACGTGGCGGTCAGCGCCCCGAACCGGATCTTCGTGCGCGGGCGCGGTATCGACGCGGAGCTCGGCGGGGCCTTGCGGCTCACGGGCTCCTCGCGGGACCCTCGGGCGATCGGCGCCTTCGAGATGCGCCGCGGGCGTCTCAGCATCGTCGGCCAGCGCCTCGACTTCACCCGCGGGCGCCTGACCTTCGGCGGCGAGCTGACCGCGCCCGACCTCGATTTCATGGCCGAGACGAAGGCCGCCGAGGTGACCGCCCGCGTCGCCGTGACGGGGGCGGCGGACGCGCCCGCCTTCGCCCTGTCCTCGGACCCGAGCCTGCCGCAGGACGAGGTGCTCTCGCGCCTCCTCTTCAAGAAGGCCGCGGCCAAGCTCTCGCCGTTCCAGGCCCTGCAACTCGCTCAAGGGGTGGCGCAGCTCTCCGGGGGCGCCGGCGGCGTCGACGTGTTCGAGCAGGCCCGCAAGGGGCTCGGCCTCGACAGCCTCGACGTCTCGACGGGGGCGAGCGGCGGGCCCGCACTCGGCGCCTCCCGCTACATCGGCGACCGCCTCAGCGTCGGCGTGCGGGCCGGTGCCAAGCCCGCCGATACCGCCGCCACCATCGACTACGACGTGACCCGCCGCGTGAAGATCCAGGGCGAGGCGGGCAGCGACGGCCGCACGGCGGTCGGCGTCGGAGCGGAGTGGGAATACTGATCCGGGGCGCGAAGCGAGCCCTTGGCGGATTGAGCCAAGTTGCCTCTCCAGTGCGGGCCGTCCCGTCCACACAGCGTCGGCGCTAGCGTGTCCATGAGCGCTCCGTGAGCGGTCCCCATGACCGCGCGGGAGCCGCGACGCGCACGCGACCTTTCCCGGACGGGAGAGGTGGAGCACTAGCCTTTGCGCGGGTCCCCTCTCCCGTCCGGGAGAGGGACAGGGAGAGGGGTGCGACCTCTCCCGGACGGGAGCGGGGAGCAGCGCTCGCGATGCCGACGTCGTGGGATGCTTGGCGGGAGGCCCGGAACGGCATGGCTGGCCAGCGGCCCCGGAACGCGAGAAGGCCGCCCCCGGGTTGGGAGCGGCCCTCGTCGAAACCTCCACCTCGGAGGGTCGGGCTTACTTGATCAGCGCCAGCAGCGCCTTGCCGGCCGGGCTCTGCAGCTCCTTGGCATCGAGGGTGCCGTCATTGTCCGGGTCGGCGGCCTTGAAGCGCGCGCCCACGGCCGCGAGATACTCTTTCTTGTCGATGGTGCCGTCGTTGTCCGGGTCGGCCTGCTTCAGGCCGGCCTTGGAGAGGCGGCCCTTCAGCTCCTTGGCGTCGAGGGTGCCGTCGGCATCCTTCTCCAGGCGATCGAAGGTCGCCGAGGCCACCGCCTCGACTTCCTTGAGGTCGATCGTGGCATCGTTGTCGGTGTCGATCATCTTGATCGCGCTGGCGCCGCTCATCGGCTTGGCGTAGGCCGCCGGGGCGGAGAGGACGCCGAACGCCAGGGCGAGGGCCGCGAAGCTGCTGGAAACACGAAGGCTCATTGCCACTTTCTCCCGATAATTGTGCGAAAGTTTCCCTAGCGGTCCGGGGGGATCTGCACAAGGGGCAGGCCGTGCCGGAGAGCACGCGGAGCCCCGGAATCACCGGATGCGATGCAGCGAACACACGATCGTGATGTTGCAACGCAAGAAAGGGGCCGGCGAGCCGACCCCTTTGGCGATGTCGCGGGCCCTGCGACCCGGCGAATCAGTAGCCGTAGCCGCGGCGCTCGTAGCGACGGGGACGGTCGTCGTCGAATCGCTCGGTGCGGTAATAACGGCGGTCGTAATCGCGGTCACGGCGCGCCTCCGCGCGGCGGAAATCGCGCTCGCGCTCACCGCGGGAGCGCAGGTCGATGCTCGGGCCGCCGGGCCCGATATCGATGCGTTGCGCGGAGGCCGGGACGGTCGTGGCCACGGAGACGGCGATGGATGCGGCGGCGATGGCGCCGGCGAGCAGGATCTTCATGGGTGCTCTCCTCGAGACATTGGCGGACCAACACGCGGTGCCTGGCTTCGTTCCGGTCCAGGCCGAGAAACGGAAGGATTTCGCGCGATGCCGCGTCAGTGATTCGGTCGTTCTTTCCAGATTCTGCGGCCTTCGGCGCGACGAGAGTCGGCCTGCCGCAATTCAGGGCTGCATTGGTTGTTGACCTTCATCCGGAGATGTCATCCTTGGCCGTTCAACCGCTGATTTTCTACCCGGATGCAAGGCTGCGCCTGCGGGCGGAGCCGGTCCGCATCTTCGACGGCGCCCTGCGTGATCTCGCCCGCGACGTGCGCGACACGCTCGACGCGGCCCAGGCCGTCGGGCTCACCGCGCCGCATATCGGCCGCCTGCAGCGCCTCGTCGTGCTGCGCCTCGAGCCCGGCGCAGAGGCCGAGACCTTCGTGAACCCGGAGATCGTCTGGACGTCGCCGGAGCGGGCGAGCGGCACGGAGGGCAGCGTGCTGATGCCGGGCGTCGCCGAGACGGTGGAGCGGGCGGCCGCCCTGCGCCTGCGCTTCCAGGATCTCGACGGCGCCTGGCACGAGGCGGCGGCCGAGGGTTTCCGCGCCGCCTGCCACCAGCACGAGATCGACCAGCTCGACGGCGTGTTCTGGATCGAGCGCCTGTCGCGGCTGCGGCGCGAGCGGGTGCTCAAGCGCTTCCGGAAGCGGAGCGGCTGAGAGCGCGCCGGATGGCGAGGCCCGGCGGCCCCTGCTAGGGTCCGGCCCGTCCCGAGGCGCTCCGAGGCTGCGGCATGCGCGAAACCACCTTGCGCCCCCCGCCTTGCTGCGCGAGACCGTCCTGCGCTGTGTCCCGCTGCTCCTGCTCGCCCTCGCGGGCGTACCGGGAGCCGCGACGGCCCAGGGGCCCGCGCCGAAGAAGGCGCCCGCGGCCCCGGCGACGCCCGCCGCCGCGCCGGCACCCTTCGTCGGGTGCCCGTCGCTCGCGAACCTGCGGCTCCTCCTGCGGACGAACCGCGGCGATCCCGCCGCCGTCGCTGCGCTCCTGGCGGACGAGCGGGCCGATCACGTCGGCTGCGCGCTGATCGGCCGCGAGCGCGTGCAGGCGCTCGCCGACCACGTCGAGCTCGGCGGCGCGTCCTACGATTGCCTGAGCCTGCAGGGCACAGGAATCTGCCACTGGACGCTCGCGGGGACCGTCGCGCCCGCGCCGGACCGGACGAGGGCGGCCGACCGGCCGCGGCGATGACGCCGATCCCGGACGAACGCCCCGGCCCTTTCAGCCCGCATTCAGCGGGCGGATCCGATCGTCGCCGGCGTGCGTTCCAGCCTTCGGGCTGGGGCGCCCGGTTCGATTGGAGACAGGCATGCGCAAGCGCTTCTTCCTCGCATCGGCCCTGATGGCGGGCGCGATCCTCGCCGGCCCGCCATCCGCGTCGGCGGCCCCCCTCGGGCCGGATCCGGCGCTCGCCGCGAAGCAGGCGGGCCCGACGCCTGCGCAATTCGGCTTCTACGTGGGCCCTCGGCCCTACTGGCGGCGCCGCTACTACCGCCCCTACGGCTATTACGGCCCCCGGCGCTTCTACGGGCCCTACGGCTATTACCGCCCGCGGCCGCTCTACCGGCCCTACGGCTACGCCCCCAATTACTGAGCGGGCGGTCCTCGCCGCCGCCTTGCCCCGGCCCTAGCTCACCCGCGAACGGACAGCGGAGGGGCGAGCGTCCATGCGGGAGGGTCGGTGGAGAGGGGTGGCGATCGCCGGCATCGGACTCGGCGCCCTGGCGGCCGGGCCTGCCCCGGCGCAGCCCGCCGGCGCGGGCGATGCCATCGTCTGCGAATCCCTGGTCGAGTTGCGGCTCCTGATGGCCGGTGCGCCGGGCGACCGGGCCGCCGCTTCGTCCCATCTCGCCGAGCGGACCGGCTGCCGGCGGGTGCCGCGCGCGGCGCTCGGCGCCGTCGAGCACCGGGCGATGGTGGGGGGCGCGCCCTTCGAGTGCCTCGCGGTCCGAGAGGCCGCGGGCTGCCTCTGGCTGCTGCCCTGAGGACGCGACGGATGATCCACATTCGGCGATGAACCGTCCGGCCCTCCCGCGCGACTGATCTTCCGTCGCCGGGCGTGGCGCCGCCTCCCCGCGATCGCCCTATCTTCCTGCGACCGGGCCCGCACGAACCGCGCGGGCCCGCCGCCCAACCGCCAGAGGATCGACCTCCATGCTCGACGCCCCCCAGAGCCGCCGGCCCCTCCCCCTCGTCCTGCCGCACGTCGTGGTGAGCCTCGGCCTGATCCTGGGCGTTGCCGGCTTCGGGGGTGAGGCGCGGGCGGAACCGCCGATCCGCAGCGCGCAGGACGCCGCCTGCCGCAACGAGGCGCGGGCGCGGGTCTTCGCCACGCCCGACCCGGGCGGCCTCGGCCCGCACGCGATCGGGCGCCAGATCTACTATGCCTGCATGAAGCGGGCGGCGGCGCGCCCGTCCCGCAAGGCCCGGCGCGTCCGGCGCCGCTGAGCCGGCGGCTCAGCGCAATCAGGCGCTCAGCGGCAGGCCGATGCGGGCGCGCAGCTGCGTCCGCAGGTTCTCGTTCGCGCTCCCGTCCGCCTCGAGGGCCGACATCAGCCGCAGCAGGTGGCTGATCGGCACCCCCCGGTTGCGCACCGCCTCGGCGATCTGCTCCTGCAGGGATTTCGGGGCCGTCTCGGGTTTCGACTGGGCCGGCTGAGACATCTTCCGCGCTCGTCCTCGAAGGATCGGTGTCCGTCGCGGCGGCTCGCTAAACCGTTTGCGCGCCCCGCGCCAGTCATCTCGCGGCCGATTGGTAGCCGGCACGTTACCGATGTCGCATCATCGCAACAGCGTCCACCGCCGCCCACAGGCCGGTCTGGGGATGGCCCGGCGGGGCCGTCCTAGCGCCGCAGGGGCGAGGCGTCGTAGCCGTCGAGCAGGTCCTGCGGGTCGCGGTAGATCGCGGTGCAGCCGGCGGCCGAGAGGTCGGC carries:
- a CDS encoding histidine kinase → MSLRVSSSFAALALAFGVLSAPAAYAKPMSGASAIKMIDTDNDATIDLKEVEAVASATFDRLEKDADGTLDAKELKGRLSKAGLKQADPDNDGTIDKKEYLAAVGARFKAADPDNDGTLDAKELQSPAGKALLALIK
- a CDS encoding peptide deformylase — encoded protein: MAVQPLIFYPDARLRLRAEPVRIFDGALRDLARDVRDTLDAAQAVGLTAPHIGRLQRLVVLRLEPGAEAETFVNPEIVWTSPERASGTEGSVLMPGVAETVERAAALRLRFQDLDGAWHEAAAEGFRAACHQHEIDQLDGVFWIERLSRLRRERVLKRFRKRSG